In the Treponema maltophilum ATCC 51939 genome, TGCGCTTGAAGGTTTGATGGGGATAGGCGCCTTTGCCGCCGCTTCGGTTCACGTGCTTTTGGAAAACTCGTTTTCCGGCTCGATATGGCTTGCCTTGTTTGTCGGCGCCTGCATCGGAATGCTTATGTCCGTCATTCACGCATATGCGGCGGTATCCTTAAACGCCGATCAAACGATTTCCGGAACGGGTATCAATTTGCTTGCAAGCGGTTTAACCATCTTTTTTTCGCAAATCCTGTTTCATACCGACCGCACGCGCCCCTACCAAATGGGCATGCTTCCCGGTTGGAACGGCATTTACCCGACGGCTCTTATTGCGCTTGCGGTTATTCTTATTGTGTGGTTTGTGATGTATAAGCTGCCGTTCGGCTTGCATTTGCGCGCATGCGGCGAACATCCCCATGCGGCCGCTTCGGTCGGTATCAATGTGCGCCGTATACGCTACATTGCGGTTTTGGCGTCGGGCTTTTTGGCCGGTTTGGCGGGCGGCTGTTTGGTGCTCACGCAAACCATTCAGTACACATCGTCGACGATAAACGGCGCGGGCTTTATCGCGCTTGCCGCCGTTTCGTTCGGCCGCTGGCGGCCTGCCGGCATTACCGGTTCTTCGCTGCTGTTCGGCTCGGCCGTCGCCTTTGCCATTTATGTCGTGAATATTCCGGCTTTGCGCAATTTGTTCCCGTCGGAGTTTTTCAGTCTGCTTCCCTACGTTATAACCTTGCTCGCTTTGGTTGTGTTCAGCGGCAAAAACTATGCGCCGGCTGCAGACGGTAAACCCTACGAACAAGGTTCAAGTTAATCCGAAAGCATCGATGATTACAAAGGAACTGATTTTAAAATTATTCGAAGGATTTTCCATAGAGCGCTGGACCGACTTGGTGCGTCCTTTCGATTTAATCGAAATGGACAAAAGTGCCGAAAAAATGGTACTCGCATATATTATCGGAAAATTCGAAGAACGCAAAGGGCACCGGATCGATTGGGAGTGGATGATTTACGCATCCTTGTTCGAGCTCCTCAGAAAAATCGCCCTTTGCGACATAAAATCGCCTTTGCAGCGGCGCATCCGTACCGAATATCCGGACGAATACCGGCGCTTAAACGAATGGGTTGTGTGCCAATATAAGGATATTATTCGCGACGAAGATTTATACGAGCGTTTTTGCGCCTATATGACAAACTGTTCCGCCGGCAATTTTAAGCACGACGGTCTTACCGAGCGCGTTTTTAATGCGGCGCACAAGTTTTCCGCTTTGCGCGAATTCGAAATGATTGCTCTTGTAAACGAGCGTTCCCGCCTTAAAAATATCGAAAAGGATTTGAACGCCGATATCCAGCCTTTTTTGGATTTGGAAGGCTTGCAGCTTTTGATTGCAAAACAGCGGCCCTACGAATTTTTAATAGTGCTCGAACAGCTGCGTTTTCAAATACGGTGGAACCAAACGCCGCGCGTTCCCAAAACGACCGTACTCGGCCATTCATTTTTTGTCGCGATCGTAACGCTTTTGCTTGCGCGAAGTTACGAGTATTCCCGGCGTAAAGACGCGCGTTCCGAAGAAGTGCGCGTACAAAAGACGCCTTCGGAAAAACCTTTTTCGCTGTGCGAAAAGCGCATCTTTAACGATTTTTTTTCCGCTTTGTTTCACGACCTTCCCGAAGCGGTAACGCGCGACATTATTTCTCCGGTTAAGCAGGCGACCGACACGCTGCCTGCGGTCGTAAAACGCATAGAAGCAGAAACGGTCGAAAACGAATTGCGCCCGCTTATGGAAGATTTTTATGCAGACGAGCTTATGTATTTTACCGGAGACGAATTCGA is a window encoding:
- a CDS encoding ABC transporter permease; this encodes MDIIRGLVPSILMIVSPILITAAGGMICERSGVVNIALEGLMGIGAFAAASVHVLLENSFSGSIWLALFVGACIGMLMSVIHAYAAVSLNADQTISGTGINLLASGLTIFFSQILFHTDRTRPYQMGMLPGWNGIYPTALIALAVILIVWFVMYKLPFGLHLRACGEHPHAAASVGINVRRIRYIAVLASGFLAGLAGGCLVLTQTIQYTSSTINGAGFIALAAVSFGRWRPAGITGSSLLFGSAVAFAIYVVNIPALRNLFPSEFFSLLPYVITLLALVVFSGKNYAPAADGKPYEQGSS
- a CDS encoding HD domain-containing protein; translated protein: MRRLQTVNPTNKVQVNPKASMITKELILKLFEGFSIERWTDLVRPFDLIEMDKSAEKMVLAYIIGKFEERKGHRIDWEWMIYASLFELLRKIALCDIKSPLQRRIRTEYPDEYRRLNEWVVCQYKDIIRDEDLYERFCAYMTNCSAGNFKHDGLTERVFNAAHKFSALREFEMIALVNERSRLKNIEKDLNADIQPFLDLEGLQLLIAKQRPYEFLIVLEQLRFQIRWNQTPRVPKTTVLGHSFFVAIVTLLLARSYEYSRRKDARSEEVRVQKTPSEKPFSLCEKRIFNDFFSALFHDLPEAVTRDIISPVKQATDTLPAVVKRIEAETVENELRPLMEDFYADELMYFTGDEFENRILLPAEHIEKSLAENAAETTAASAAESDRKNGTIKGRMREKIVSFEDLNEKYNADEFSPVDGKLVRVADHIAAFVEADSSIRYGITSPQLQNGRANLFKLYPEEKIINGFKPASFFALFE